The Pirellulimonas nuda genome includes a region encoding these proteins:
- a CDS encoding purple acid phosphatase family protein, whose translation MATPDSMVVVWRTRGPSAPSVRFGDSPETLSHAVEGEAITRRASVGVDGEFASRLYREPAKAAARRDRRDPSPSTPPGLCQYEVRLTGLKPGTRYYYAVYDGDRRLAGGDPEHTFTTSPPPGSDTDLRVWVVGDSGTGGSDQRRVYKAMQGHVRETGRPLDLYLHLGDMAYGDGTDPEFQKKFFDVYQPTLRQMVCWPTMGNHEGHTSRGARQFGPYYDAYVAPTAAEAGGVASGTEAYYAFDIAGVHFICLDSHDLDRTPGGAMARWLQADLDEARAEWLIAFWHHPPYTKGSHDSDTEGELIEMRTHIMPILESAGVDLVLAGHSHIYERSMLIDGAYATPTVAEGVVLDDGDGDPDGDGPYRKSAGLHPNEGTVAVVSGHGGAGVGRKGTMPIMRQIIVENGSLLLDIKGDELTGTMINKAGETSDRFRIVKRGQVQQVRVEDPWRPSDDPSQYTEFYVAWDGAARGEPTAGWDVTPATADAVRVEEKSGKYRQARFQAADAPLTAIAQRFSGPVSHIEVQVRAPADQEEAVGVVLGYQGPDDYFVYRLHPAEKAASLSRRQGGVERELTRKAVEADFSKMVKISLEPVADILEVQLNGAQEYTINLDAPLPPGAVGLRVEAGGSADFAGIGIEPKQ comes from the coding sequence ATGGCGACGCCGGACTCGATGGTCGTGGTCTGGCGGACGCGTGGGCCTTCGGCCCCGAGCGTGCGGTTCGGCGACTCGCCCGAGACGCTGTCTCACGCGGTCGAAGGGGAAGCGATCACCCGGCGGGCCTCGGTGGGCGTGGACGGCGAGTTCGCATCGCGGCTCTACCGTGAGCCGGCCAAGGCCGCGGCCCGCCGCGACCGGCGTGACCCGTCTCCCTCGACGCCCCCCGGGCTCTGCCAGTACGAGGTGCGGCTCACGGGACTCAAGCCGGGCACGCGCTACTACTACGCGGTGTACGACGGCGACCGCAGGCTCGCCGGCGGCGACCCGGAGCACACCTTCACGACTTCGCCGCCGCCCGGTTCGGACACCGACCTGCGGGTGTGGGTGGTGGGAGATTCGGGCACCGGCGGTTCCGACCAACGCCGCGTCTACAAGGCGATGCAAGGCCACGTCCGCGAGACGGGCCGGCCGCTCGACCTCTATCTGCACCTGGGCGACATGGCCTACGGCGACGGCACCGACCCAGAGTTTCAAAAGAAGTTCTTCGACGTCTACCAGCCGACGCTGCGGCAAATGGTCTGCTGGCCGACGATGGGCAACCACGAGGGTCACACCTCGCGCGGCGCCCGTCAGTTCGGCCCCTACTACGACGCGTACGTGGCGCCGACCGCCGCCGAGGCCGGGGGCGTGGCGTCCGGCACCGAGGCCTACTACGCGTTTGACATCGCGGGGGTGCACTTCATCTGCCTCGACTCGCACGACCTCGACCGCACGCCGGGCGGCGCGATGGCCCGCTGGCTGCAGGCCGACCTGGACGAGGCGCGGGCCGAGTGGCTGATCGCGTTCTGGCACCACCCGCCGTATACCAAGGGCTCGCACGACAGCGACACCGAGGGGGAGCTGATCGAGATGCGGACGCACATCATGCCGATCCTGGAGTCGGCTGGGGTCGACCTGGTGCTGGCGGGGCACTCGCACATCTACGAGCGGAGCATGCTGATCGACGGGGCGTACGCGACGCCAACGGTGGCCGAGGGGGTGGTGCTGGACGACGGCGACGGCGACCCCGACGGCGACGGCCCCTACCGCAAGAGCGCCGGGCTGCACCCCAACGAGGGGACCGTGGCGGTCGTCAGCGGCCACGGGGGCGCCGGCGTCGGCCGCAAGGGGACGATGCCCATCATGCGGCAGATCATTGTCGAGAACGGGTCGCTGCTGCTGGACATCAAGGGCGACGAGCTGACCGGCACGATGATCAACAAAGCGGGGGAGACAAGCGACCGGTTCCGCATCGTCAAACGCGGCCAGGTGCAGCAGGTCCGGGTCGAAGACCCCTGGCGCCCCTCGGACGACCCCTCGCAGTACACCGAGTTCTATGTCGCCTGGGACGGCGCCGCGCGCGGCGAGCCGACCGCGGGCTGGGACGTTACCCCGGCGACGGCCGACGCGGTCCGGGTCGAAGAAAAGTCGGGCAAGTACCGGCAGGCCCGCTTCCAGGCCGCCGACGCCCCGCTGACCGCGATCGCGCAGCGCTTCAGCGGCCCTGTGAGCCATATCGAGGTGCAGGTGCGGGCGCCTGCCGATCAAGAGGAGGCCGTTGGGGTCGTGCTCGGCTACCAGGGCCCAGACGACTACTTCGTGTACCGGCTCCACCCGGCCGAGAAGGCCGCGTCGTTGTCTCGGCGCCAGGGGGGCGTCGAACGAGAGCTCACCCGCAAAGCCGTCGAGGCCGACTTCAGCAAGATGGTGAAGATCTCGCTGGAACCCGTGGCGGACATCCTTGAGGTGCAGCTCAACGGCGCGCAGGAGTACACGATCAACCTCGACGCGCCGCTCCCCCCGGGAGCGGTTGGGCTGCGGGTCGAGGCGGGCGGGAGCGCAGACTTTGCGGGGATCGGCATCGAGCCAAAGCAATGA
- a CDS encoding tetratricopeptide repeat protein — protein MSPRRNMLPRIAALALLAGAALPSAHAHPPVEHVIEALTRRIAEGEPAAELLVRRGDERRGLRRNGQAADDYAAALRIDPRLGGAWLGLARVRLAQGRYAEARSAAEQGVAAQAGVGRQAQDPEQVADAAAPFYATIAQAYEAQHKFEQATDAWRRALGSANPEIDWRLGLARSLQNAGRPEEARDALAADMQQNPSVVLQRAWVAALIECGDLSEASAQVEAGLARSRWRGSWLLLRAQIAARAGLPQEARRDAQAVIDEIDARTRPGVSNPLLEEDRAAAERLLRQAGGGPDGPSP, from the coding sequence ATGAGCCCCCGCCGCAACATGCTGCCTCGGATCGCGGCGCTAGCGCTGCTCGCGGGCGCCGCGCTCCCGTCCGCGCATGCGCACCCGCCGGTAGAGCACGTGATCGAGGCGCTCACGCGCCGCATCGCCGAGGGGGAGCCGGCGGCCGAGCTGCTCGTCCGGCGCGGCGACGAGCGTCGCGGGCTGCGCCGCAACGGCCAGGCGGCGGACGACTATGCGGCTGCGTTGCGGATCGACCCCCGGCTAGGCGGCGCGTGGCTGGGCCTGGCCCGGGTCCGGTTGGCCCAGGGCCGCTACGCCGAGGCCCGTTCCGCGGCCGAGCAGGGCGTCGCCGCGCAAGCGGGCGTCGGCCGGCAGGCCCAGGACCCTGAACAGGTCGCGGACGCCGCGGCGCCCTTCTACGCAACCATCGCCCAGGCCTACGAGGCCCAGCACAAATTCGAGCAAGCGACCGACGCCTGGCGCCGGGCGTTGGGGTCCGCTAACCCAGAGATCGATTGGCGGCTGGGCCTGGCGCGCTCGCTCCAGAACGCCGGCAGGCCGGAGGAAGCGCGCGACGCGTTGGCCGCCGACATGCAGCAGAACCCCAGCGTGGTGTTGCAGCGCGCGTGGGTCGCGGCGCTGATCGAGTGCGGAGACCTGTCCGAAGCGAGCGCGCAGGTCGAGGCGGGCCTCGCCCGGTCGAGGTGGCGCGGCTCGTGGCTGCTGCTGCGGGCGCAGATCGCGGCCCGCGCCGGGTTGCCGCAAGAGGCGCGGCGCGACGCGCAAGCGGTGATCGACGAGATCGACGCGCGCACGCGGCCCGGCGTCAGCAACCCGTTGCTGGAGGAAGACCGCGCCGCGGCGGAGCGCCTGCTGAGGCAGGCCGGCGGCGGACCCGATGGCCCGTCGCCGTGA
- a CDS encoding Hpt domain-containing protein, whose amino-acid sequence MDSQDLQRLSDVIDVDDLMRRCLGNIDFASRILGLLTGRCEADLVELEHAIENADVQRIGSVAHRLKGATASGAAHRVSRKADELCRAAATESQEAVSRIFTELRDEWGLLADSLAAPAALSV is encoded by the coding sequence ATGGACTCACAAGATCTGCAGAGGCTGTCCGACGTCATCGACGTCGACGACCTGATGCGTCGGTGTCTCGGCAACATCGATTTCGCGAGCCGGATCTTGGGCCTCCTTACCGGGAGGTGCGAGGCCGACCTCGTAGAACTAGAACACGCCATCGAGAACGCCGACGTTCAGCGGATCGGATCCGTCGCCCACCGGCTCAAGGGGGCGACCGCCAGCGGGGCGGCCCACCGCGTGAGCCGCAAGGCAGACGAACTGTGCCGCGCCGCGGCGACGGAGTCCCAGGAGGCGGTGTCACGCATATTTACCGAGCTCCGTGACGAATGGGGCCTGCTGGCCGATTCGCTCGCCGCACCCGCAGCGCTTTCGGTCTAG
- a CDS encoding response regulator: MRVLVVEDDVVSLEMLENCLLHFGYEVDCARDGAEGYEMIRTGRYSIVISDWDMPGMQGDELCRRVRECHRSGYVFFVLLTSHSDMKHIVAGLQAGADDFLVKPFRPDELQVRLRTGERLLSLQSRDVMLFTLAKLTESRDNETGLHLERMREYSRILADELSRWPKYCGEVDGDYVQLIYLTSPLHDIGKVGVPDSVLLKPGKLTKEEFDLMKGHTTLGGQTLAAVAEAHPKEQYLAMARDIAMTHHERFDGTGYPLGLSGKNIPLCGRITALADVYDALTTVRVYKPKFSHEKTREIILEGRGSHFDPDIVQAFLHREEEFIRVADALDAAPAMAQLTKLQFPCPQPEQLV, from the coding sequence ATGCGTGTGCTGGTCGTAGAAGACGACGTCGTCTCCCTGGAGATGCTCGAGAACTGCCTGCTCCACTTCGGCTACGAGGTGGACTGCGCCCGCGACGGCGCCGAAGGGTACGAGATGATCCGCACGGGGCGGTACTCCATCGTCATCTCCGACTGGGACATGCCCGGGATGCAGGGGGACGAGCTGTGCCGCAGGGTCCGCGAGTGCCACCGCAGCGGCTACGTCTTCTTTGTGCTGCTGACCTCCCACAGCGACATGAAGCACATCGTGGCGGGCCTGCAAGCCGGCGCCGACGACTTCCTGGTGAAGCCGTTCCGGCCCGACGAGCTCCAGGTGCGGCTACGCACCGGCGAGCGGCTGCTTTCCTTGCAGAGCCGCGACGTGATGCTGTTCACGCTGGCGAAGCTGACCGAGTCTCGTGACAACGAGACCGGCCTGCACCTCGAACGGATGCGCGAGTACAGCCGGATCCTGGCGGACGAGCTCTCCCGCTGGCCGAAGTACTGCGGCGAGGTTGACGGCGACTACGTGCAACTGATCTACCTTACCAGCCCGCTGCACGACATCGGCAAGGTAGGGGTGCCGGACAGCGTGCTGCTGAAGCCCGGCAAGCTCACCAAGGAAGAGTTCGACCTGATGAAGGGGCACACCACGCTGGGGGGGCAAACCCTCGCCGCCGTGGCCGAGGCCCACCCGAAGGAGCAGTACCTGGCGATGGCCCGCGACATCGCGATGACCCACCACGAGCGGTTCGACGGCACGGGGTACCCGCTCGGGCTGAGCGGGAAAAACATCCCGCTGTGCGGCCGCATCACGGCGCTGGCCGATGTGTACGACGCCCTCACCACGGTCCGCGTCTACAAGCCAAAGTTCAGCCACGAGAAGACCCGAGAGATCATCCTCGAGGGCCGTGGGTCCCACTTCGACCCAGACATCGTCCAGGCCTTCCTGCACCGCGAGGAAGAGTTTATCCGCGTGGCCGATGCGCTCGACGCCGCTCCGGCAATGGCCCAGTTGACGAAGCTCCAGTTCCCGTGCCCCCAGCCGGAACAGCTTGTCTAA